A single genomic interval of Chryseobacterium paludis harbors:
- a CDS encoding DoxX family protein, with translation MKQLKCHELAPLFLRIAIGIGFIIHGWAKISRGGPGFEKLLTWIGVPFAHLNAEAVPYIELLGGMAIITGFYIRFTSIPLMLTMLVALFSIHIKFGFSTVNTIGLSESGPKFGPPGYEINIIYIAVLLSFILTGAGKYSIDHWVLNKKNDEI, from the coding sequence ATGAAACAATTAAAATGTCATGAATTAGCCCCTCTATTTTTGCGGATAGCTATAGGAATAGGCTTCATAATACATGGATGGGCTAAAATCAGTAGAGGAGGGCCAGGTTTTGAAAAGCTACTGACATGGATTGGAGTTCCTTTTGCCCATTTAAATGCTGAAGCAGTTCCTTATATAGAGCTTTTGGGAGGAATGGCTATCATAACAGGATTCTATATCCGCTTTACATCCATCCCACTTATGCTAACGATGCTGGTCGCATTATTTTCCATCCATATCAAATTTGGCTTTAGTACAGTAAACACTATTGGATTGTCTGAAAGTGGGCCTAAGTTTGGTCCTCCGGGATATGAAATTAATATCATTTATATTGCTGTACTGCTAAGTTTTATTTTGACGGGCGCAGGCAAATATTCAATTGATCATTGGGTCCTAAACAAAAAAAACGATGAGATCTAA
- a CDS encoding T9SS type A sorting domain-containing protein: MKKFILLLSFVLVCQNQLTAQKIITDPGTTAPAPTYNITVTRQDDFAPTTPGYAPTTINLEIKKGSNSQIKAFGPGALPGIYTFPISISLPGFPPPVTYVKVTSNDPVYPSLFSAYYPLSTAVGSHTTISDPNMIVYDPYPGQYGYGVDLYCTAPNQYTMRVTKFLCYICVRPPVSKTANPQNNVSLVPNPSMGFSELYYTAADKETISINVADMNGKIIRAYTTDIEAGLNKLPIDIQNQLGGTYIVQWKSNAGTSGTLKLMKK, encoded by the coding sequence ATGAAAAAATTTATCCTCTTACTGTCTTTTGTATTGGTGTGCCAAAACCAATTAACTGCCCAAAAAATAATTACTGATCCAGGTACTACTGCTCCTGCGCCAACCTATAACATTACGGTTACCAGACAAGATGATTTTGCTCCAACTACGCCGGGTTATGCACCCACTACTATTAACCTTGAGATAAAAAAAGGGTCTAATTCTCAAATTAAAGCATTTGGCCCAGGCGCTCTTCCTGGAATTTACACTTTTCCTATTTCTATTTCTCTTCCTGGTTTCCCCCCTCCAGTAACTTATGTTAAAGTAACTTCTAATGATCCGGTGTATCCATCATTATTTAGTGCTTATTATCCACTTTCAACTGCTGTAGGAAGTCATACAACAATTTCAGATCCCAATATGATCGTATACGACCCATACCCGGGTCAATATGGATATGGAGTTGATCTTTATTGTACAGCTCCGAATCAATATACAATGAGGGTTACTAAATTCTTATGTTATATATGTGTTCGTCCTCCTGTTTCAAAAACTGCAAATCCTCAAAACAATGTATCTCTGGTACCCAACCCAAGTATGGGATTCTCTGAGCTTTACTATACCGCTGCTGATAAAGAAACCATTTCAATTAATGTAGCTGATATGAATGGTAAAATAATAAGAGCATATACTACCGATATAGAAGCTGGATTAAACAAACTGCCGATCGATATCCAAAATCAATTGGGAGGAACTTATATTGTTCAATGGAAATCAAACGCCGGAACAAGTGGAACTTTAAAACTGATGAAAAAATAA
- a CDS encoding EamA family transporter codes for MWFYYALLSALFAAFTAIFAKMGVSNINSNLATGIRTVIILIMVWSIVFINGEGKNIGSLSKVNIIFLVLSGIATGLSWMFYFKALQIGKISQVAAVDKLSVALAIILSVLFFKETLTIKTTIGAVLIISGTILFALK; via the coding sequence ATGTGGTTCTATTATGCTTTATTATCAGCTTTATTCGCTGCATTTACAGCCATTTTTGCAAAAATGGGAGTGTCCAATATTAACTCTAATCTTGCAACTGGTATAAGAACTGTGATCATTCTTATCATGGTTTGGAGTATTGTGTTTATAAATGGTGAGGGTAAAAATATTGGTTCATTATCAAAAGTAAATATTATATTTTTAGTTCTGTCTGGAATAGCAACAGGATTGTCTTGGATGTTTTATTTTAAAGCATTGCAAATCGGAAAAATATCACAAGTGGCAGCTGTAGATAAATTAAGCGTTGCTCTTGCCATAATTCTTTCCGTGTTGTTCTTCAAAGAAACGCTGACAATAAAGACCACAATTGGAGCTGTGTTGATAATTAGTGGAACTATTTTATTTGCATTGAAATAG
- a CDS encoding HD domain-containing protein — MDNLVEAVSSYVILFLSENLSENLSFHSIGHTYDVVGAACEIGIQSNLSEEELIVLQVAAWFHDCGYANVYTGHEEESKKIAKNFLENFGCGKKMIDIVLSCIESTKYPAQPSSLIEKVMCDADMYHLTRPNYPKYEKAIRQEFEKYLGLIYTDEEWMAKNFNFLRAHQFYTDYGQKILSKFKEVNVQLINN; from the coding sequence ATGGATAATTTAGTAGAAGCGGTAAGTAGCTATGTTATATTATTTCTTTCCGAAAATCTTTCAGAGAATCTTTCTTTTCACAGTATTGGCCATACCTATGATGTTGTAGGTGCAGCATGCGAAATTGGCATACAAAGTAACCTTTCTGAGGAAGAATTAATTGTTTTACAGGTTGCAGCATGGTTTCATGATTGTGGATATGCCAATGTATATACCGGTCATGAAGAAGAAAGTAAAAAAATAGCAAAGAATTTTTTAGAAAATTTCGGGTGCGGAAAAAAAATGATTGACATTGTTTTAAGCTGTATAGAATCAACAAAATATCCTGCTCAACCTTCCTCATTAATTGAAAAAGTAATGTGTGATGCCGATATGTACCATTTAACGCGACCCAATTATCCAAAATATGAAAAAGCAATAAGGCAAGAATTTGAAAAATACCTTGGTTTAATTTATACCGATGAAGAATGGATGGCAAAGAATTTCAATTTTCTGAGGGCTCATCAATTTTACACTGATTATGGTCAAAAAATACTTTCAAAGTTCAAGGAAGTGAATGTTCAGTTAATAAATAATTAA
- a CDS encoding helix-turn-helix domain-containing protein, whose protein sequence is MKFYAEQLNRSPKTLANYFALYNHKSPLMVIQERIFLEAKRLLIYTNKSSKEIAYELGFEDVAYFSNFFKKTALVAPTLFRKNKNEFKQTEP, encoded by the coding sequence GTGAAATTTTACGCCGAACAACTTAACCGATCACCAAAAACTTTAGCCAATTATTTTGCACTTTACAATCATAAATCTCCATTGATGGTTATTCAGGAGAGGATTTTTTTGGAAGCTAAGCGCCTATTGATTTACACCAATAAATCATCTAAAGAAATTGCTTATGAATTGGGTTTCGAAGATGTCGCTTATTTCAGTAATTTTTTCAAAAAAACAGCACTGGTTGCACCTACTTTATTCAGAAAAAACAAAAATGAATTTAAACAAACTGAACCGTAA
- a CDS encoding YkgB family protein yields MKNFRESENKSMPVQSNTTVNSKVLKITNWVDDFNVPFIMGSASMIIMLLWAGSYKMTGPGAEGIIPLVSNSPLISWHFKLFGPYLGSDIIGITEIAAAILMIIGYFRPKVGIVGASITIIMFITTGSMLITTPDTITLVKGIGYMSFLGLFLFKDIVALGVSLFLISSYRKKVPSKF; encoded by the coding sequence ATGAAAAATTTCCGAGAATCAGAAAACAAATCAATGCCAGTTCAGTCTAATACTACAGTCAATTCCAAGGTACTGAAAATAACCAATTGGGTTGATGATTTTAATGTTCCATTTATAATGGGGAGCGCATCGATGATTATAATGCTTTTATGGGCAGGCTCTTACAAAATGACTGGTCCGGGAGCAGAAGGTATCATTCCTTTAGTAAGCAACAGCCCTTTAATCAGCTGGCATTTCAAGCTGTTTGGCCCTTATTTAGGTTCAGATATCATTGGAATTACAGAAATTGCAGCAGCGATTTTAATGATCATTGGGTATTTCCGTCCAAAAGTGGGAATTGTCGGGGCATCTATCACTATAATTATGTTTATAACAACAGGTTCTATGTTGATTACAACACCTGATACCATTACTCTTGTAAAAGGAATAGGATATATGTCTTTTCTTGGACTATTCTTATTTAAAGACATTGTTGCTTTGGGGGTAAGTCTATTTCTTATAAGTAGTTATCGTAAAAAAGTTCCTTCCAAATTTTAG
- a CDS encoding response regulator transcription factor: MENEKNSLLNRNRIKTISDEDKLQFGDYLEVVKSFAKITYQSVYVIDYKEMKFEYVSNNPLFLCGYSSEEVFEMGYEFYFNNVPKEDLELLSMINTLGFDFYDKLPKDADRKLYSISYDFHLKGKYDKPVLINHKLTPLFLSGNGSLWKSLCIVSISHNQKAGNVTINKQGSDQLWKLDLSKKIWITENKPTLKEKELKILRLYAQGLTINQIAERIFVSPDTVKYYRRKIFDTFGVKNFTEALAFATNHKII; encoded by the coding sequence ATGGAAAATGAAAAAAATTCATTGCTTAATCGAAATAGGATAAAAACAATATCTGACGAAGATAAACTTCAGTTTGGCGATTATCTGGAGGTCGTAAAGTCTTTTGCGAAAATTACTTATCAAAGTGTTTATGTAATCGATTATAAGGAAATGAAGTTTGAATATGTTTCAAACAATCCTTTGTTTTTATGCGGCTATTCTTCGGAAGAAGTATTTGAGATGGGTTATGAATTTTATTTCAACAATGTACCTAAAGAAGATCTTGAGCTACTGAGCATGATCAATACACTTGGATTTGATTTTTATGATAAGCTGCCTAAAGATGCTGACAGAAAATTATACAGCATTTCTTATGATTTTCATTTAAAAGGTAAGTATGATAAGCCTGTTCTTATCAACCACAAATTAACCCCTCTTTTCCTCAGCGGAAATGGTTCTTTATGGAAATCATTGTGTATAGTATCTATTTCGCATAATCAAAAGGCTGGGAATGTAACTATAAATAAGCAGGGTTCAGATCAGTTATGGAAATTGGATCTATCCAAAAAAATTTGGATCACAGAAAACAAACCAACACTCAAAGAAAAAGAACTGAAGATACTTCGGTTATATGCTCAGGGATTAACGATCAATCAGATTGCAGAAAGAATATTTGTTTCACCGGATACCGTCAAATATTACAGGAGAAAAATTTTTGACACTTTTGGAGTTAAAAACTTTACAGAAGCACTTGCTTTTGCTACCAATCATAAGATTATTTAA
- a CDS encoding dual specificity protein phosphatase family protein: protein MNLNFKTTIKRIIIPLVIIGFLFLICSLYQKKVRYNLVTISENKVYNSGVIPPNKLPGVLKDHHIKTVIDLRDGVEQTELNPETKKQVNAEENAVDKISGVHYFNLPTDQIPQDSTVKKFLTIMDDPKNYPVLIHCHHGVGRSRLFSSLYRIEYENFTNEDARANARFVWEFSNNFSKSSDKGIYLMNYKKRKSEDKQVYK, encoded by the coding sequence ATGAATTTAAATTTTAAAACCACAATAAAAAGAATAATAATTCCATTAGTAATAATAGGATTCTTATTTTTAATTTGTTCTCTTTATCAGAAAAAAGTACGGTATAATTTAGTAACGATTTCAGAAAATAAAGTCTATAACTCAGGGGTTATACCTCCAAATAAATTACCTGGTGTTCTAAAGGATCATCACATAAAAACCGTTATCGACTTACGGGATGGTGTAGAACAAACAGAACTAAATCCTGAAACAAAAAAGCAGGTGAATGCAGAAGAAAATGCCGTAGACAAAATTTCAGGTGTTCATTATTTTAATCTGCCTACAGATCAAATTCCTCAGGATAGTACTGTAAAAAAGTTTCTAACAATTATGGATGATCCCAAAAATTATCCGGTTTTAATTCATTGCCATCATGGGGTAGGACGTTCACGGTTGTTTAGTTCACTTTATAGAATTGAATACGAAAACTTCACCAACGAAGATGCCAGAGCAAATGCACGTTTCGTTTGGGAATTTAGTAATAATTTCTCAAAAAGCTCTGATAAAGGAATTTACCTTATGAATTACAAAAAAAGAAAATCAGAGGATAAGCAGGTTTATAAATAA
- a CDS encoding alpha/beta hydrolase: protein MDIKKQTELIFEPILLPQDYKFELPENVEEIFINVASEVNLNGLYHKTTKSPLLLLYFQGNAKNMQNFLDNHSMILDWGYNVLVTDYRGFGKSTGMIDGEQNMYNDAEQIYDYALQLGYRPEDIILYGYSMGTSMAAYLATKKDAKALILESPYSSIAEIDIFGNQAPAYQLNTAARADEITIPTLLIHGEQDDVLPPDHSERIFANLQTQEKEMTVISKGGHGDLKSRSEYKESFNRFISNL from the coding sequence ATGGATATTAAAAAACAAACCGAACTTATTTTTGAACCCATTCTTTTGCCTCAGGATTACAAATTTGAATTGCCTGAAAATGTTGAAGAGATTTTTATTAATGTTGCCTCAGAAGTTAACTTAAATGGTCTTTATCATAAGACGACAAAAAGTCCGTTACTCTTGCTCTATTTTCAGGGAAATGCGAAAAACATGCAGAATTTTCTTGATAACCATTCTATGATATTAGATTGGGGATACAATGTTTTGGTTACTGACTATCGTGGTTTTGGAAAATCAACAGGAATGATTGACGGGGAACAAAATATGTATAATGATGCCGAACAGATCTATGATTATGCACTACAATTAGGATATCGTCCCGAAGATATAATCCTTTACGGCTATTCTATGGGAACCTCAATGGCCGCCTATCTGGCAACTAAAAAAGATGCTAAGGCTCTCATTCTTGAAAGTCCCTACTCTTCTATTGCGGAAATTGATATTTTTGGAAATCAGGCACCTGCCTATCAACTCAATACTGCAGCTAGAGCTGATGAAATTACTATTCCTACTTTACTGATTCATGGTGAGCAGGATGATGTTTTACCTCCTGACCATTCAGAGCGGATATTTGCTAATCTTCAAACTCAGGAAAAAGAAATGACTGTAATTTCTAAAGGAGGACATGGTGATCTAAAAAGCAGAAGTGAGTATAAGGAAAGCTTCAATAGGTTTATTTCTAATTTATAA
- a CDS encoding bacteriocin-like protein: MKNFKKLNRDELKSISGEGLLDPIGGLIGGVVGAVAGTVGGIVGGVASGVGGIVGNVVGNLGNGLCQVQCEINNVIHIRLLNCGATTC, translated from the coding sequence ATGAAAAATTTTAAAAAATTAAACAGAGACGAGTTGAAATCTATTTCAGGAGAAGGATTACTTGATCCAATCGGAGGTCTAATTGGAGGAGTTGTTGGAGCTGTTGCTGGAACTGTTGGAGGTATCGTTGGCGGTGTTGCTAGCGGTGTTGGAGGTATCGTTGGTAACGTAGTAGGTAACTTAGGAAATGGATTATGCCAAGTACAGTGTGAAATCAATAATGTAATCCACATCAGATTACTTAATTGTGGAGCTACTACTTGCTAA
- a CDS encoding cupin domain-containing protein, whose translation MDSNISIINKNEGKLLAVAGGNYRIIISGEQTGGNYAVIEMVVPPGGGPPPHSHPNTQEMFHVLEGEVEFKTEAGKQIVSKDGFVNIPFGGSIHCFKNTSEKYARLLCTVVPAGLENLFGEIGISVLPGQILPVPELTEERKEFLKEIDQKYGQKTYPFDFLG comes from the coding sequence ATGGATTCAAATATCAGTATTATCAACAAAAATGAAGGGAAACTATTAGCTGTTGCGGGTGGCAATTATAGAATTATAATCTCTGGCGAACAAACTGGTGGCAATTACGCTGTTATAGAAATGGTTGTGCCTCCGGGAGGAGGTCCGCCGCCACATTCACATCCAAATACCCAAGAAATGTTTCATGTCCTGGAAGGGGAAGTAGAGTTTAAAACTGAAGCAGGAAAGCAAATTGTAAGTAAAGACGGTTTTGTTAATATTCCTTTTGGTGGTTCTATACATTGTTTTAAAAATACTTCTGAAAAATATGCCCGGTTACTCTGTACTGTTGTCCCGGCAGGATTGGAGAATTTATTTGGAGAGATAGGTATTTCCGTATTACCAGGTCAGATTTTACCCGTTCCGGAATTAACTGAAGAGCGAAAAGAATTCTTAAAAGAGATAGATCAAAAATATGGTCAGAAAACATATCCTTTTGATTTTCTGGGATAG
- a CDS encoding GNAT family N-acetyltransferase: protein MEIKNCVMSDVNEIMSLYEAARNLQAQRQMVIWPFFEKTFIEKEIDEKRQWKIVDDHNNIACIWVIAFEDPEIWGERDKNDSIYVHRISTHPSFRGHRYIDDIVEWSKEYAKQSGKQFIRLDTLGNNTKLIQHYTSAGFNFLGIERLTDTANLPLHYQREPNCCLFEIDLKDKSINT, encoded by the coding sequence ATGGAAATTAAAAACTGCGTAATGAGTGATGTCAATGAGATAATGTCGCTTTATGAAGCTGCACGGAATTTACAGGCCCAAAGACAAATGGTCATATGGCCTTTTTTCGAAAAAACTTTTATTGAAAAAGAAATAGACGAGAAACGACAATGGAAAATAGTTGATGATCACAACAACATCGCGTGCATCTGGGTTATCGCGTTTGAGGATCCGGAAATTTGGGGTGAAAGGGATAAAAATGATTCAATTTATGTTCATCGCATTTCTACTCATCCATCATTTCGGGGACACCGATATATTGATGATATTGTAGAGTGGTCAAAAGAATACGCAAAACAATCAGGAAAACAATTTATACGTCTTGATACCTTAGGAAACAATACCAAGCTTATTCAACACTATACCTCAGCGGGGTTTAATTTCTTAGGAATAGAAAGACTGACAGACACTGCAAATCTTCCGTTACATTATCAAAGGGAACCCAATTGCTGTCTATTTGAAATTGACTTAAAAGACAAGAGCATTAATACATAA
- a CDS encoding DoxX family protein, translating into MEILFDILQTENDYVYLILRLAAGIIIFPYGMQKLLGWFDDMGGGVGIKETFLKMRAKKIPGFITWMVIIGQSLGSIALILGCLGRVAALGNFVIFLGALFVHLPEGWTLNWLKNKKGEGIEYFVLLLAILLIIILKGSGTLSVDYWLISSKIILR; encoded by the coding sequence ATGGAAATATTATTTGATATACTTCAAACGGAGAATGATTATGTATATCTTATTCTTAGACTTGCTGCCGGGATTATTATTTTTCCTTATGGAATGCAAAAGCTATTGGGTTGGTTTGACGATATGGGCGGCGGTGTAGGAATTAAAGAGACTTTTTTAAAGATGAGAGCTAAAAAAATTCCGGGCTTTATTACCTGGATGGTTATTATAGGGCAATCTTTGGGAAGTATTGCTTTGATACTAGGCTGTCTTGGGAGAGTTGCTGCTTTAGGCAATTTTGTTATTTTTTTAGGAGCCTTGTTTGTACATCTGCCTGAGGGATGGACCTTGAACTGGCTCAAAAACAAAAAGGGCGAGGGTATAGAATATTTCGTATTACTGCTGGCAATTTTACTGATTATTATCCTTAAAGGAAGTGGTACATTATCTGTGGATTATTGGTTGATCTCTTCTAAGATTATATTAAGATAA
- a CDS encoding TetR/AcrR family transcriptional regulator, with protein MDTKNRIMETADKLFYFQGYQSTGINQIIAEANVAKGSLYNHFPSKRELGHAYVKQSSEEWFKGIEEELEAYSDPTQKLLAIFSFSEKYAQINHFNGCRLINILTEVTDQDDQITTMAVAHKQKFREFLYQLTTKIFTNSAQALEISDTIYLLYEAATVESKIFKNKWPIELARKNATQILAQNQIPNNK; from the coding sequence ATGGATACAAAGAATCGCATTATGGAAACAGCTGATAAGCTCTTCTATTTTCAGGGTTATCAGTCGACGGGGATTAATCAGATCATTGCAGAGGCGAATGTCGCTAAAGGAAGTTTATACAATCATTTCCCTTCAAAAAGAGAGCTCGGTCATGCTTATGTAAAACAATCCAGCGAAGAATGGTTCAAAGGGATTGAAGAAGAACTAGAGGCTTATTCTGATCCTACTCAAAAGCTTCTTGCTATTTTTTCATTTTCAGAAAAGTATGCCCAGATCAATCATTTTAACGGGTGCCGTTTAATTAATATTTTAACGGAAGTTACTGATCAGGATGATCAAATTACAACAATGGCAGTGGCTCATAAACAAAAATTCCGGGAATTTTTATATCAACTCACAACGAAGATATTTACCAATTCAGCTCAGGCACTTGAAATATCCGACACCATTTACCTACTCTATGAGGCTGCAACTGTTGAAAGCAAAATCTTTAAGAACAAATGGCCCATTGAACTGGCTCGAAAAAATGCGACACAGATCTTAGCACAAAATCAAATACCAAATAATAAATAG
- a CDS encoding VOC family protein: protein MKPKMIWSNLAVANLERTHKFYSDLGFKPNGPHTSDQLVSFFFGENDFVIHFFLKNILESNLKPLEFCDTQKVHEIVFTLSAETIDQVNDWAKEVEKAGGTIVSKPESFGDNYYGFVFADPDGHTYNVFHM, encoded by the coding sequence ATGAAGCCTAAAATGATCTGGTCAAATCTGGCCGTAGCCAATCTGGAACGAACACACAAATTTTATTCTGACTTAGGATTTAAACCTAATGGTCCACACACCTCTGATCAGCTGGTAAGTTTTTTTTTCGGTGAAAATGATTTTGTCATCCATTTTTTCCTGAAGAATATTTTGGAATCCAATCTAAAGCCTTTAGAATTCTGTGATACCCAAAAAGTACATGAGATCGTTTTTACTCTATCTGCAGAAACTATAGATCAGGTAAATGACTGGGCCAAAGAAGTTGAAAAAGCTGGCGGTACTATTGTTTCAAAACCTGAAAGCTTTGGAGATAATTATTATGGATTCGTATTTGCTGATCCGGATGGCCATACCTATAACGTATTTCATATGTAG
- a CDS encoding TetR/AcrR family transcriptional regulator: MKSTEDKIIEAAVHVLNGNDAATIDDIANHIGINRRTIHRYFKDKNLLIEQCKQKMMTTCNATMIAAYQSSNEPIVQMENMFYAALSIGNEYSFVKKRFERSGYSEVVSNEEGLYDDVKAKWFRIVEKLQEDRMVDNRFTVAWIYNLFGGIIDIAIAALRNEEVAGNDLKKFAWSSFKGSIGLKQSINN, translated from the coding sequence ATGAAAAGTACAGAAGACAAAATTATAGAAGCAGCAGTACATGTATTAAATGGTAATGATGCTGCTACAATTGATGATATCGCTAATCATATTGGAATAAACCGACGAACAATTCACAGGTATTTTAAAGATAAAAATCTTCTTATCGAACAGTGTAAGCAAAAAATGATGACAACATGTAATGCAACAATGATAGCTGCTTACCAGAGCAGTAATGAACCGATTGTTCAAATGGAAAATATGTTCTATGCGGCTCTTAGTATTGGTAATGAATACTCATTTGTAAAAAAACGTTTTGAACGCAGTGGCTATTCTGAAGTAGTAAGTAATGAAGAAGGGTTATACGACGATGTTAAAGCAAAATGGTTTAGAATTGTAGAAAAGCTTCAGGAAGACAGGATGGTTGATAATAGATTTACAGTTGCCTGGATCTACAATCTTTTTGGAGGTATCATTGATATTGCCATCGCTGCATTGCGTAATGAAGAGGTAGCGGGTAATGATCTGAAAAAGTTTGCCTGGTCTTCTTTTAAAGGCAGTATAGGATTGAAACAATCAATAAATAATTAA
- a CDS encoding alpha/beta fold hydrolase produces MDSKLANQHLENYQDNELVKLIIGFTSHIEHLEDGIKLHYVTGGKGSPLVLIAGWPQTWWSFHKIMPALAEKHHVIVVDIRGMGSSDKPEDGYTKKNMAADILALTKKIGYEKISIAGHDIGAGVAISFAGHFPENTEKLIVLDTPHPDENMYKLPMLPVGAPVYPWWGGFQSG; encoded by the coding sequence ATGGACTCAAAATTGGCAAATCAACATTTGGAAAATTATCAGGATAACGAACTTGTAAAATTGATAATCGGATTTACCAGCCATATCGAACACTTGGAGGATGGTATTAAATTACATTATGTTACTGGTGGAAAAGGTTCACCTCTTGTACTCATTGCAGGTTGGCCGCAGACCTGGTGGAGCTTCCATAAAATAATGCCGGCATTGGCAGAGAAACACCATGTGATTGTTGTAGATATCAGAGGAATGGGAAGTTCCGATAAGCCTGAAGATGGATATACAAAGAAAAATATGGCTGCTGATATATTGGCATTGACTAAAAAGATTGGATATGAAAAGATAAGTATTGCCGGGCATGATATTGGGGCGGGTGTTGCCATTAGTTTTGCTGGGCATTTTCCAGAAAATACCGAGAAACTCATCGTTTTAGACACCCCGCATCCTGACGAAAATATGTATAAACTTCCAATGTTACCTGTAGGCGCCCCTGTATATCCCTGGTGGGGTGGCTTTCAATCAGGTTAA
- a CDS encoding DUF3667 domain-containing protein has product MSEEFCSNCKQTVKPKRIDGRYILHEIEHVLHFERGILYTIRELLVRPGQNIKNFINENRSRLVKPVIFIIVASLIYTLISHFFHIEEAYIKYDDATKGTEVNVINDWIQSHYGYANIIMGVFIAFWLKVFFRKYDYNFFEILILLCFILGMEMLIFSVSALFEGLTNFPLMKAAAAIVFIYFSWAVGQFFDKTKAMSYVKALVSYILGMTTFGIVVIILGILMNLTLKH; this is encoded by the coding sequence ATGAGTGAAGAATTCTGTTCAAACTGCAAACAAACTGTAAAACCAAAAAGAATTGATGGTCGGTATATCTTGCATGAAATCGAACATGTTTTACATTTTGAAAGAGGTATTTTATATACCATACGGGAATTATTAGTAAGACCCGGACAAAATATAAAGAATTTTATTAATGAAAATAGAAGCAGACTTGTAAAACCTGTGATATTCATTATTGTAGCATCGCTGATTTATACTTTGATCAGTCATTTTTTCCATATTGAAGAAGCGTATATTAAGTATGATGATGCAACAAAAGGAACAGAAGTCAATGTGATTAACGATTGGATTCAAAGCCATTATGGATATGCAAATATTATAATGGGAGTCTTTATTGCTTTTTGGTTGAAAGTATTTTTCAGAAAATATGATTATAATTTTTTTGAAATATTAATCCTATTATGTTTTATACTTGGAATGGAAATGTTGATATTTTCTGTTTCTGCACTTTTTGAAGGATTAACTAATTTTCCATTAATGAAGGCTGCCGCAGCTATTGTCTTTATCTATTTTTCGTGGGCCGTTGGTCAATTTTTCGATAAAACAAAGGCTATGAGTTATGTAAAGGCCCTTGTTTCTTATATATTGGGAATGACCACATTTGGTATTGTAGTCATTATTTTAGGAATTTTAATGAACCTGACTTTAAAGCACTAA
- a CDS encoding alpha/beta fold hydrolase, with the protein MTEGRFHMIQDWIFDHLLQDQSAINDFDRKVYANAYADKDSIRASNAWYQTFTQDIQDIKTMATIRVPTMGIASNESYEMLKFSLSQYAINLEMKEIKGTGHFLMEEQPEEVTQLILSFMGK; encoded by the coding sequence TTGACAGAGGGACGATTCCATATGATCCAGGATTGGATCTTCGATCATCTTTTACAAGATCAATCAGCGATTAATGATTTTGACCGTAAAGTGTATGCAAACGCTTATGCTGACAAAGATTCTATAAGGGCCTCAAATGCTTGGTACCAAACATTTACTCAAGACATTCAGGATATAAAAACAATGGCAACTATTCGTGTGCCTACAATGGGTATTGCAAGCAATGAAAGTTATGAAATGCTTAAATTTTCTTTATCACAGTATGCCATAAATTTAGAAATGAAGGAAATTAAGGGAACTGGTCATTTTTTAATGGAAGAACAGCCTGAAGAGGTCACACAATTAATCTTAAGCTTTATGGGTAAATAA